The following proteins are encoded in a genomic region of Apodemus sylvaticus chromosome 21, mApoSyl1.1, whole genome shotgun sequence:
- the LOC127671923 gene encoding pyrethroid hydrolase Ces2a isoform X2 → MPLAGLPGWLYVVACGLLFLFQHVHGQDSASPIRNTHTGQVRGSLVHVKATKSDVHAFLGIPFAKPPVGPLRFAPPEDPEPWSGVRDGTSQPAMCLQTDIMNMEGVKEMELTLSPIPMSEDCLYLNIYTPAHAHEGSNLPVMVWIHGGALVLGSASMLDVSPLAATEEIIIVAIQYRLGILGFFSTGDQHATGNWGYLDQVAALRWVQKNIAYFGGNRDRVTIFGISAGGTSVSSHVVSPMSKGLFHGAIMQSGVALLPDLISDTSEVVYKVISNLSGCEAKDSEALVHCLRAKSKEEILAINQVFKMIPGVVDGKFLPKHPQELLASKDFHPVPSIIGVTTDECGWGIPLFMGLYHIMENITRDTLPAILKSRAAQMMLPPGCSDLIMEEYMGDTEDSEILKAQFKEMLADFMFVIPALRVAHFQRPQAPVYFYEFQHRSSFIKHARPSHVRADHGDDAPFVFGSHLWGMNLDLTEEEEQLKRRVMKYWANFARTGNPNSEGLPYWPVMDQDEQYLQLNTQPAVGRTLKARRLQFWTKTLPQKIQELKGSQDKHAEL, encoded by the exons GCCAGGACTCAGCCAGCCCCATCAGGAACACGCACACGGGCCAGGTGAGAGGCAGCCTCGTCCACGTGAAAGCCACTAAATCTGATGTCCACGCCTTCCTGGGAATTCCCTTTGCCAAGCCTCCTGTAGGACCACTGCGCTTCGcacctcctgaggaccctgaGCCTTGGAGTGGTGTGAGAGATGGGACCTCACAGCCGGCCAT GTGTCTGCAAACTGATATAATGAATATGGAAGGTGTAAAGGAGATGGAGCTGACTCTGTCTCCCATCCCTATGTCTGAGGACTGTCTCTATCTCAACATCTACACACCAGCCCATGCCCATGAGGGCTCTAATCTGCCT GTAATGGTCTGGATCCACGGTGGTGCACTGGTTCTAGGATCCGCTTCCATGCTTGATGTATCCCCACTGGCAGCCACTGAGGAAATAATAATTGTTGCCATCCAGTATCGCTTGGGTATCCTTGGCTTCTTCAG CACTGGAGACCAGCATGCCACAGGCAACTGGGGATACCTGGACCAAGTGGCTGCCCTACGCTGGGTGCAGAAAAATATTGCTTACTTTGGAGGCAACCGTGACAGGGTCACTATATTTGGAATCTCAGCAGGAGGCACAAGTGTGTCTTCCCACGTTGTGTCTCCCATGTCCAAAGGACTCTTTCATGGGGCCATTATGCAGAGTGGAGTGGCCCTGCTGCCTGACCTCATCTCTGACACGTCTGAGGTGGTCTACAAGGTAA TATCCAACCTGTCTGGTTGTGAAGCCAAGGACTCTGAAGCCCTGGTGCACTGCCTGCGAGCAAAGAGTAAAGAAGAGATCCTGGCTATTAACCAG GTCTTCAAGATGATCCCTGGTGTGGTGGATGGCAAGTTCCTACCCAAGCATCCTCAGGAGCTGTTGGCCTCTAAGGATTTTCACCCTGTTCCCAGCATCATTGGTGTCACCACAGATGAATGTGGCTGGGGAATCCCCCTG TTCATGGGCCTTTATCATATCATGGAGAACATAACCAGAGACACCCTGCCAGCTATTCTGAAGAGCAGAGCAGCACAGATG ATGCTGCCTCCAGGATGCAGTGACCTGATAATGGAAGAGTACATGGGGGACACTGAGGACTCAGAGATCCTGAAAGCACAGTTCAAAGAGATGCTGGCGGACTTCATGTTTGTGATCCCTGCTCTCCGAGTGGCACATTTCCAGC GTCCCCAGGCTCCTGTCTACTTCTATGAGTTCCAGCATCGGTCCAGCTTCATCAAGCATGCCAGACCATCCCATGTGAGGGCAGACCATGGTGATGATGCCCCCTTTGTCTTTGGCTCCCATTTGTGGGGCATGAATT TGGACctcactgaggaggaggagcagctgaagaggagggtgatGAAGTACTGGGCCAACTTTGCCAGAACTGG GAACCCCAACAGCGAGGGTCTACCCTACTGGCCTGTGATGGACCAAGATGAGCAGTACCTGCAGCTGAACACCCAGCCTGCTGTGGGCCGAACCCTGAAGGCCAGAAGGCTGCAGTTCTGGACCAAGACTCTGCCCCAGAAGATCCAGGAGCTAAAAGGTTCTCAGGACAAGCATGCAGAACTATAG
- the LOC127671923 gene encoding pyrethroid hydrolase Ces2a isoform X3, with translation MPLAGLPGWLYVVACGLLFLFQHVHGQDSASPIRNTHTGQVRGSLVHVKATKSDVHAFLGIPFAKPPVGPLRFAPPEDPEPWSGVRDGTSQPAMCLQTDIMNMEGVKEMELTLSPIPMSEDCLYLNIYTPAHAHEGSNLPVMVWIHGGALVLGSASMLDVSPLAATEEIIIVAIQYRLGILGFFSTGDQHATGNWGYLDQVAALRWVQKNIAYFGGNRDRVTIFGISAGGTSVSSHVVSPMSKGLFHGAIMQSGVALLPDLISDTSEVVYKVFKMIPGVVDGKFLPKHPQELLASKDFHPVPSIIGVTTDECGWGIPLFMGLYHIMENITRDTLPAILKSRAAQMMLPPGCSDLIMEEYMGDTEDSEILKAQFKEMLADFMFVIPALRVAHFQRPQAPVYFYEFQHRSSFIKHARPSHVRADHGDDAPFVFGSHLWGMNLDLTEEEEQLKRRVMKYWANFARTGNPNSEGLPYWPVMDQDEQYLQLNTQPAVGRTLKARRLQFWTKTLPQKIQELKGSQDKHAEL, from the exons GCCAGGACTCAGCCAGCCCCATCAGGAACACGCACACGGGCCAGGTGAGAGGCAGCCTCGTCCACGTGAAAGCCACTAAATCTGATGTCCACGCCTTCCTGGGAATTCCCTTTGCCAAGCCTCCTGTAGGACCACTGCGCTTCGcacctcctgaggaccctgaGCCTTGGAGTGGTGTGAGAGATGGGACCTCACAGCCGGCCAT GTGTCTGCAAACTGATATAATGAATATGGAAGGTGTAAAGGAGATGGAGCTGACTCTGTCTCCCATCCCTATGTCTGAGGACTGTCTCTATCTCAACATCTACACACCAGCCCATGCCCATGAGGGCTCTAATCTGCCT GTAATGGTCTGGATCCACGGTGGTGCACTGGTTCTAGGATCCGCTTCCATGCTTGATGTATCCCCACTGGCAGCCACTGAGGAAATAATAATTGTTGCCATCCAGTATCGCTTGGGTATCCTTGGCTTCTTCAG CACTGGAGACCAGCATGCCACAGGCAACTGGGGATACCTGGACCAAGTGGCTGCCCTACGCTGGGTGCAGAAAAATATTGCTTACTTTGGAGGCAACCGTGACAGGGTCACTATATTTGGAATCTCAGCAGGAGGCACAAGTGTGTCTTCCCACGTTGTGTCTCCCATGTCCAAAGGACTCTTTCATGGGGCCATTATGCAGAGTGGAGTGGCCCTGCTGCCTGACCTCATCTCTGACACGTCTGAGGTGGTCTACAAG GTCTTCAAGATGATCCCTGGTGTGGTGGATGGCAAGTTCCTACCCAAGCATCCTCAGGAGCTGTTGGCCTCTAAGGATTTTCACCCTGTTCCCAGCATCATTGGTGTCACCACAGATGAATGTGGCTGGGGAATCCCCCTG TTCATGGGCCTTTATCATATCATGGAGAACATAACCAGAGACACCCTGCCAGCTATTCTGAAGAGCAGAGCAGCACAGATG ATGCTGCCTCCAGGATGCAGTGACCTGATAATGGAAGAGTACATGGGGGACACTGAGGACTCAGAGATCCTGAAAGCACAGTTCAAAGAGATGCTGGCGGACTTCATGTTTGTGATCCCTGCTCTCCGAGTGGCACATTTCCAGC GTCCCCAGGCTCCTGTCTACTTCTATGAGTTCCAGCATCGGTCCAGCTTCATCAAGCATGCCAGACCATCCCATGTGAGGGCAGACCATGGTGATGATGCCCCCTTTGTCTTTGGCTCCCATTTGTGGGGCATGAATT TGGACctcactgaggaggaggagcagctgaagaggagggtgatGAAGTACTGGGCCAACTTTGCCAGAACTGG GAACCCCAACAGCGAGGGTCTACCCTACTGGCCTGTGATGGACCAAGATGAGCAGTACCTGCAGCTGAACACCCAGCCTGCTGTGGGCCGAACCCTGAAGGCCAGAAGGCTGCAGTTCTGGACCAAGACTCTGCCCCAGAAGATCCAGGAGCTAAAAGGTTCTCAGGACAAGCATGCAGAACTATAG
- the LOC127671923 gene encoding pyrethroid hydrolase Ces2a isoform X1: protein MPLAGLPGWLYVVACGLLFLFQHVHGQDSASPIRNTHTGQVRGSLVHVKATKSDVHAFLGIPFAKPPVGPLRFAPPEDPEPWSGVRDGTSQPAMCLQTDIMNMEGVKEMELTLSPIPMSEDCLYLNIYTPAHAHEGSNLPVMVWIHGGALVLGSASMLDVSPLAATEEIIIVAIQYRLGILGFFSTGDQHATGNWGYLDQVAALRWVQKNIAYFGGNRDRVTIFGISAGGTSVSSHVVSPMSKGLFHGAIMQSGVALLPDLISDTSEVVYKTVSNLSGCEAKDSEALVHCLRAKSKEEILAINQVFKMIPGVVDGKFLPKHPQELLASKDFHPVPSIIGVTTDECGWGIPLFMGLYHIMENITRDTLPAILKSRAAQMMLPPGCSDLIMEEYMGDTEDSEILKAQFKEMLADFMFVIPALRVAHFQRPQAPVYFYEFQHRSSFIKHARPSHVRADHGDDAPFVFGSHLWGMNLDLTEEEEQLKRRVMKYWANFARTGNPNSEGLPYWPVMDQDEQYLQLNTQPAVGRTLKARRLQFWTKTLPQKIQELKGSQDKHAEL from the exons GCCAGGACTCAGCCAGCCCCATCAGGAACACGCACACGGGCCAGGTGAGAGGCAGCCTCGTCCACGTGAAAGCCACTAAATCTGATGTCCACGCCTTCCTGGGAATTCCCTTTGCCAAGCCTCCTGTAGGACCACTGCGCTTCGcacctcctgaggaccctgaGCCTTGGAGTGGTGTGAGAGATGGGACCTCACAGCCGGCCAT GTGTCTGCAAACTGATATAATGAATATGGAAGGTGTAAAGGAGATGGAGCTGACTCTGTCTCCCATCCCTATGTCTGAGGACTGTCTCTATCTCAACATCTACACACCAGCCCATGCCCATGAGGGCTCTAATCTGCCT GTAATGGTCTGGATCCACGGTGGTGCACTGGTTCTAGGATCCGCTTCCATGCTTGATGTATCCCCACTGGCAGCCACTGAGGAAATAATAATTGTTGCCATCCAGTATCGCTTGGGTATCCTTGGCTTCTTCAG CACTGGAGACCAGCATGCCACAGGCAACTGGGGATACCTGGACCAAGTGGCTGCCCTACGCTGGGTGCAGAAAAATATTGCTTACTTTGGAGGCAACCGTGACAGGGTCACTATATTTGGAATCTCAGCAGGAGGCACAAGTGTGTCTTCCCACGTTGTGTCTCCCATGTCCAAAGGACTCTTTCATGGGGCCATTATGCAGAGTGGAGTGGCCCTGCTGCCTGACCTCATCTCTGACACGTCTGAGGTGGTCTACAAG ACAGTATCCAACCTGTCTGGTTGTGAAGCCAAGGACTCTGAAGCCCTGGTGCACTGCCTGCGAGCAAAGAGTAAAGAAGAGATCCTGGCTATTAACCAG GTCTTCAAGATGATCCCTGGTGTGGTGGATGGCAAGTTCCTACCCAAGCATCCTCAGGAGCTGTTGGCCTCTAAGGATTTTCACCCTGTTCCCAGCATCATTGGTGTCACCACAGATGAATGTGGCTGGGGAATCCCCCTG TTCATGGGCCTTTATCATATCATGGAGAACATAACCAGAGACACCCTGCCAGCTATTCTGAAGAGCAGAGCAGCACAGATG ATGCTGCCTCCAGGATGCAGTGACCTGATAATGGAAGAGTACATGGGGGACACTGAGGACTCAGAGATCCTGAAAGCACAGTTCAAAGAGATGCTGGCGGACTTCATGTTTGTGATCCCTGCTCTCCGAGTGGCACATTTCCAGC GTCCCCAGGCTCCTGTCTACTTCTATGAGTTCCAGCATCGGTCCAGCTTCATCAAGCATGCCAGACCATCCCATGTGAGGGCAGACCATGGTGATGATGCCCCCTTTGTCTTTGGCTCCCATTTGTGGGGCATGAATT TGGACctcactgaggaggaggagcagctgaagaggagggtgatGAAGTACTGGGCCAACTTTGCCAGAACTGG GAACCCCAACAGCGAGGGTCTACCCTACTGGCCTGTGATGGACCAAGATGAGCAGTACCTGCAGCTGAACACCCAGCCTGCTGTGGGCCGAACCCTGAAGGCCAGAAGGCTGCAGTTCTGGACCAAGACTCTGCCCCAGAAGATCCAGGAGCTAAAAGGTTCTCAGGACAAGCATGCAGAACTATAG